Proteins found in one Candidatus Methylomirabilota bacterium genomic segment:
- a CDS encoding branched-chain amino acid ABC transporter permease: MLAELTQHVVNGLILGGGYALMGIGLTLIFGIMRVVNFAHGEFFMLGAFFLFTLFSLWGVNFFVASLLSVLGVGLVGAVVERLVLRRLRLQPIEIPMLAMVALSVIIQNAAILLWDPSPKTIKHVFSPVPLTLGPIHVVAIRLFAGAMAVALIVGSHLFIKKTRLGRAMRATFQDTDMARLAGVDVDRIYMFTFAFGAALAGASGALLGAVFWVYPAMGDLAALKSFAVVIMGGLGDFLGAIVGGLLLGVAESLGAGYISSGYKDAIGFVLIILLLLWRPQGLFGKKTLPR, encoded by the coding sequence ATGCTCGCTGAGCTGACCCAGCACGTCGTCAACGGCCTCATCCTGGGCGGTGGCTATGCCCTGATGGGCATTGGCCTCACCCTGATCTTCGGCATCATGCGCGTGGTCAACTTCGCCCACGGCGAGTTCTTCATGCTGGGCGCCTTCTTCCTCTTCACTCTCTTCAGCCTCTGGGGCGTGAACTTCTTCGTCGCGAGCCTCTTGTCGGTGCTCGGGGTTGGCCTCGTGGGGGCCGTGGTGGAGCGGCTCGTGCTGCGGCGGCTGAGACTGCAGCCGATCGAGATCCCGATGCTCGCCATGGTTGCTCTCTCAGTCATCATCCAGAACGCCGCCATCCTGCTCTGGGATCCCTCGCCGAAGACGATCAAGCACGTCTTCTCTCCCGTACCCCTCACTCTTGGGCCCATTCACGTCGTAGCCATCCGGCTCTTCGCGGGCGCCATGGCGGTGGCGCTCATCGTGGGCTCGCATCTGTTCATCAAGAAGACGCGGCTCGGGCGGGCCATGCGGGCCACCTTCCAGGACACGGACATGGCCCGGCTCGCGGGCGTCGACGTGGACCGGATCTACATGTTCACCTTCGCCTTCGGGGCGGCGCTGGCCGGAGCCTCGGGGGCTCTCCTGGGCGCCGTCTTCTGGGTGTACCCGGCCATGGGGGATCTGGCGGCGCTGAAGTCCTTCGCCGTCGTCATCATGGGCGGGCTCGGGGACTTCCTGGGCGCCATCGTGGGCGGTTTGCTGCTGGGCGTGGCCGAGAGCCTGGGCGCCGGGTACATCTCATCAGGCTACAAGGACGCGATCGGCTTCGTCCTGATCATCCTGCTCCTGCTGTGGCGCCCGCAGGGCCTCTTTGGTAAGAAGACTCTGCCCCGATGA